In one Musa acuminata AAA Group cultivar baxijiao chromosome BXJ2-5, Cavendish_Baxijiao_AAA, whole genome shotgun sequence genomic region, the following are encoded:
- the LOC103985784 gene encoding expansin-like A2, whose amino-acid sequence MGGGTVLAFFVLSLSILSATACDRCVHHSKAAYSPSASALSVGACGYGSMALSFNGGYIAAGSSALHREGFGCGACFQVRCKNRRLCSTGGVRVILTDLSKSNTTDLVLSPRAFTAMARDGTAQELKRLGILDVEYKRIPCEYKKQNLSIRVEESSRRPDQLVIKFLYQGGQTDIVAVDVAQVGSWNWRFMSREYGPVWSTRRAPAGALQFRMVVTGGYDGKWVWAEKAVLPAEWKTGSIYELGVQLTDIAQEGCYPCDTREWK is encoded by the exons ATGGGTGGTGGCACTGTCCTTGCCTTCTTCGTCCTCTCCCTTTCTATCCTTTCTGCTACAGCATGTGATCGGTGTGTGCATCATTCCAAGGCAGCCTACTCCCCCTCCGCTTCTGCCCTCTCTG TCGGAGCCTGTGGCTATGGCTCCATGGCTTTGAGCTTCAATGGAGGTTACATTGCAGCTGGGAGCTCTGCCCTCCACAGAGAGGGTTTTGGCTGTGGAGCTTGTTTCCAG GTAAGATGCAAGAACAGAAGACTCTGTAGCACCGGAGGCGTAAGGGTGATCCTGACCGACCTCAGCAAGAGCAACACCACGGATCTTGTGTTGAGTCCCCGAGCCTTCACCGCCATGGCACGAGATGGCACGGCGCAGGAGCTCAAGAGACTTGGCATTCTGGATGTGGAATACAAGAG GATCCCGTGCGAGTATAAGAAGCAGAACCTATCGATCAGAGTGGAAGAGAGCAGCAGAAGACCCGATCAGCTGGTCATCAAGTTCCTCTACCAGGGAGGCCAGACCGATATCGTGGCGGTCGACGTAGCCCAG GTCGGATCGTGGAATTGGCGGTTCATGAGCCGGGAATACGGTCCAGTATGGAGCACGAGGCGGGCGCCGGCCGGGGCGCTGCAGTTCCGGATGGTGGTGACGGGCGGCTACGACGGCAAGTGGGTGTGGGCCGAGAAGGCGGTCCTCCCGGCCGAGTGGAAGACCGGTTCGATCTATGAATTGGGGGTTCAGCTCACTGACATTGCTCAAGAGGGCTGCTACCCCTGTGACACTCGAGAATGGAAGTGA